In Streptomyces nojiriensis, the sequence CCCGGCGGCCGGATGCTCACGTGCAAGGCGTGCGAGCAGGTGTTCCCCGACGGGTCGCTGCACCGGGTCTCCGACGGCCGGGCCCGTGACATCCCGTTCGTCCTGGACCGGCTGACCGGCCCGCGCCCGGCGTGGCGGTACTCCTGGCTGATCGATCCCCGGCACATCGGCATGGCCGGGCATTCGATCGGCGGGGCGGCCGCATCGGCCACCATGGCCGTGGACCCGCGCGTGGACGCCGGGGTCAACATGGACGGCACCTTCTTCACGCCCGTACCCCAGACCGGCCTCGCCGGACGGCCCTTCCTGATGCTCGCCGGTGACCCCGCCCTGCTGCCGCCCGACTTCCCCGACACCTCCTGGGAGGACAGCTGGCCCCGGCTGGACGGCTGGAAGCGCTGGCTGACCGTCACGGGGGCGGGCCATCCCGGCTTCACCGACTGGCCCGTCCTGGGCGACCAGGTCGGATACCCGCACCCGGAGACACCGCTGTCGGGCACCCGCTCGCAGCAGATCACCCGGGCGTACGTCGGCGACTTCTTCGACCTGCACCTGCGCGGGAAGCCGGCGCCGCGCCTGGACGGTCCGACGGCGGCCGACCCGGAGGTCGTGTTCCACCGCAGCTGACGCCGGTACCGGGGGCGCCCGCCCGTCCCGGCGGGTGCCCCCGCACCTGACCCGTTCCCCCGAAGGCCGATCCTCGCGACCACGCCGTGGGGCTCAGGACGGGTCGGCGTAGCGGGCGGCGAGCGCGGCGGCGCGGTCGCGCAGGGAGGTGCGCAGCGACTGCGGGGTCAGGGCTTCCGCGTCCGTGCCGAGCTGCCACAGGGCCCATTCGGCGTGCCGTGAATCCTGGAAGGTCAGCTCCAGCCGCAGTCGGCCGTCCGGTTCGGGTTCTTCGGCGCGGACGGCCAGCGCGGTGTCGAGCAGGTCCTCCCGCCGCGCCGGGTTCACCCGTACCAGCACGGTGATGTGGCCGTCGCTCAGGAACCGCGCGGCGCGTTCCCGCCAGATCCGGTCCAGGTCGACGCGGTCGGGGCGCTGTGCCGGTTCGGGGAGTTCCTCGGCGGCCAGCACCCGCGACAGCCGGTAGGTGCGGTCGGCGCCGGATCTCGTGGCCAGCAGGTAGACCCGGTCGCGTACGGTGACCAGGCCGATCGGGTCCACCGTGCGCCACTGCGGTGGCCGGCCGGTGGCGGCGTAGTGGATGCGCAGCTTGTGTCCGGCGAGCACGGCGCGCCGGACGTCGATCATGGTGGTGCCGGGTACCTCGTCCGTGACGGGCCGGCGCGAGAGCAGGTCGATCTCCGGCTCGACGAGAAGGCGCCGGGCCGCGTCGCTCGCGGTGGCCCGGTGGTCCTCGGGCAGCGCGTCGACCACCTTGCGCATGGCCGAAGCGAGCGCCGAGCCGAGGCCGAACGCCCGCTCACCGCGCGCCGATCCGGCGGCCAGCAGGGCCAGGGCCTCGTCGTGGTTCAGCCCGGTGAGCTCGGTCCGGAAACCGGGCAGCAACTCGAAACCGCCGTGCCGCCCGCGTTCGGCGTAGACCGGGACGCCGGCTGCCGACAGTGCCTCGATGTCGCGCAGCACGGTACGGGTGGACACCTGCAGCTCGCGGGCCAGCGTGTCCGCGGTCAACCGACCCCGTCGGCGCAGCAGCAGCACCAGTGAGACCAGCCGGTCGGCACGCATGCGGGAACCGTAGCGGAATACCTGACCAAGGGTGTCGTGATTTGTTGGGAGGCTCGTGGACACGACGTCGAGGCCGGTGGCCGCCGAGCCGGTGGACGTACGTACTCCCGATGAATCGAATGGAGCTGACGTGGCGATGGAACGAACAGCGGTCAACCCGGTGACGTGGTCGGTGGAGCTGGGGTTCAACCAGGGCGAGGTGGTCTCCGGACACACCCGGACCCTGTACGTCTCGGGGCAGACCGCGATGAGCGGCGAGGGCAAGCCCCAGCATGACGGTGACATGGCGGCGCAGTTGGCGCTGAGCGTCGACAACCTGGAGGCCGTGCTCGGTGAGGCCGGCATGTCCCTCGCGAACCTCGTGCGGCTCAACGTGTACACGACCGACGTGGACCTGCTCTTCCAGCACTACGGCGGGCTGGCGGGGCGGTTGGGCGCCGCCGGGGTGGCCCCGGCCACCACGATGCTCGGGGTGACTCGCCTGGCGGTCCCCGGCCAGTTGGTGGAACTCGAGGGAACCGCCGTCGCCTGATCCGGTCGGGGCGGGCGCGACTTTCATCCACCGGCAGCCGGCGAAGGAGTGTCGTCGCCGGTGGCGAGGGTGACCTGGGCGGTCCACGACCAGGGCTCCTGGGGCGGCTCCCAGGTCACCTCGACGTCGGTGTCATGGAAGTCGCGCGCGAGTTCCGACACCATCACCGCTGCCGCGGCCCGCGCGTCGTGCGGGTCGGTGTCGATCGGCACGTCCAGGCGTCCGCAGTGCATTCCGCCGTCCATGGTGAGGACACTGATGCGCCAGCCCTCCGGCCTCGCCAACAGGACGATCCCCGTCGGAATGCCCAGGACGGGCCGCTTCTTCTTCTCCTTCTTGCGTCTCACGATGCTGCTGTCGGGCGGGGCCACACGCCGAACCACTGCTCGGCGCCGTATTCCTCGAACCTCTGCACCTCGGTGAATCCCAGCTTCGTCGCGAGGCGCAGCGCGCGGTCGTTGGCGGTCTGGGTGCACAGGACCACCGGCTCGCCCGGATGGGCGGCGGCGAACCAGTCGAGTGCCGCCGTGCACGCCTCGGCGGCGTACCCGTGACCCCATGCCTCCGGGAGGAACATGCAGCCGAGTTCGGCTTCACCGGCCTCCGGTCGGACGTGGCCCCGGCGCTCCGCGGCGCGCCGATCGAGTGTGATCATTCCGATCATCGCTCCGTCGACATCGATCACGAAGAAGCCGGGGCGCCTCCCGGGCACCTCGGGTGCGGCGTGTTCGAGCTCGGCACGCGGTCGAGCGCCGCCCACGTACGCGCCCACCTCCGGCGATGCGAACAGTTCGATGAATGCCGCACGGTCCTGGGACTCGGACTGGCGCAGCACGAGCCGTTCGGTCCTGATCGGGGCGGGCGGCCAGGTGGCGGATCCGAGTTCGGGCATGGGAGGCAACCTATCGCAGGCTCGTGCGAGTGGTCCGCGGGGCTAGACCGGTTCGCCCTTCAACCACCTTGCGGCCCGGCCCGGTTGGGATGAACCCGGCGCGCCCCGGGAATCACACGACTGCGGTCGCATATCCCCCCTCCCACTCCACAATTAGGTTAGGCTTACCTAAGAGTGGGGGTGTGGGGATGCAGGACAAAGCGCGAGACCAAGCGCAGCAGGACGAGTGGGCCGACGACGTACTGGCCTGGATGAGCTCCCAGGAGGAGATGGACCGGGCGCTGCGCGACGCACTGCGCCGCACGCCCAGTCAGCGGGAGGAGACGATCGCCCGGATGGCGGACGCCCTCCGCGGTGCGGCCCAGGGACTGACCATCCCCGGGTGCGCGGCGGCGGCCGGCGTCCCCGAGCGCATCCTGCGCGAGTGGCTGGAGATCGAC encodes:
- a CDS encoding alpha/beta hydrolase family protein, with translation MKKIIRVLTAVAAGLVLAAPGTLATPAAAASAPPGVTGLGLPRPTGGFAVGRDTLHLVDRERKDPWVPTADRELLLSLYYPALAHTGNPAPYMSAPEAKALLTDRGQLGEYVTPERLAATRTNARTDALPRPAANRYPLVVLSPGFTMPRSSLTALAEDLASRGYVVAAVDHAYESDGTVFPGGRMLTCKACEQVFPDGSLHRVSDGRARDIPFVLDRLTGPRPAWRYSWLIDPRHIGMAGHSIGGAAASATMAVDPRVDAGVNMDGTFFTPVPQTGLAGRPFLMLAGDPALLPPDFPDTSWEDSWPRLDGWKRWLTVTGAGHPGFTDWPVLGDQVGYPHPETPLSGTRSQQITRAYVGDFFDLHLRGKPAPRLDGPTAADPEVVFHRS
- a CDS encoding helix-turn-helix transcriptional regulator, with the translated sequence MRADRLVSLVLLLRRRGRLTADTLARELQVSTRTVLRDIEALSAAGVPVYAERGRHGGFELLPGFRTELTGLNHDEALALLAAGSARGERAFGLGSALASAMRKVVDALPEDHRATASDAARRLLVEPEIDLLSRRPVTDEVPGTTMIDVRRAVLAGHKLRIHYAATGRPPQWRTVDPIGLVTVRDRVYLLATRSGADRTYRLSRVLAAEELPEPAQRPDRVDLDRIWRERAARFLSDGHITVLVRVNPARREDLLDTALAVRAEEPEPDGRLRLELTFQDSRHAEWALWQLGTDAEALTPQSLRTSLRDRAAALAARYADPS
- a CDS encoding RidA family protein, which gives rise to MERTAVNPVTWSVELGFNQGEVVSGHTRTLYVSGQTAMSGEGKPQHDGDMAAQLALSVDNLEAVLGEAGMSLANLVRLNVYTTDVDLLFQHYGGLAGRLGAAGVAPATTMLGVTRLAVPGQLVELEGTAVA
- a CDS encoding GNAT family N-acetyltransferase → MPELGSATWPPAPIRTERLVLRQSESQDRAAFIELFASPEVGAYVGGARPRAELEHAAPEVPGRRPGFFVIDVDGAMIGMITLDRRAAERRGHVRPEAGEAELGCMFLPEAWGHGYAAEACTAALDWFAAAHPGEPVVLCTQTANDRALRLATKLGFTEVQRFEEYGAEQWFGVWPRPTAAS